In Cicer arietinum cultivar CDC Frontier isolate Library 1 chromosome 1, Cicar.CDCFrontier_v2.0, whole genome shotgun sequence, one DNA window encodes the following:
- the LOC101493672 gene encoding antimicrobial ginkbilobin-2-like protein, translated as MSSSNFFTIILISLTLALIPQTSFALNDPLFHICSTSKNFTPHTPYESNLKTLINSLIYKTPSTGFGIGSVGQAQYQNQPAYGLALCRGDITTLECKTCVSNASKEILNLCPYNKGAIIWYDNCMFKYSDIDFFGKIDNTNKFSLLNVQNVSGDSMKFNNMTKDLLSLLAYEASLDKKLYASGELKIGELERVYGLSECTRDLTSVDCKKCLDDAISELSNFSDGKKGGRVVGGSCNVQYEIYPFVRE; from the coding sequence ATGTCTTCCTCAAATTTCTTCACAATTATTCTCATTTCACTAACCTTAGCTCTTATTCCCCAAACATCTTTTGCACTCAACGATCCTCTCTTCCACATATGTTCAACCTCTAAGAATTTCACACCTCACACCCCTTATGAATCAAACTTGAAAACACTCATCAACTCACTTATCTACAAAACCCCTTCAACGGGCTTTGGCATTGGATCAGTGGGCCAGGCCCAATACCAAAACCAACCAGCATATGGGCTTGCTCTTTGTCGTGGCGATATAACAACCTTAGAATGCAAAACTTGTGTTTCAAATGCAAGTAAAGAAATTCTAAATCTTTGTCCATACAATAAGGGTGCTATTATATGGTACGATAATTGCATGTTCAAGTATTCGGACATTGATTTCTTTGGCAAAATTGATAATACAaacaaattctctttattaaaTGTACAAAATGTTAGTGGAGATTCTATGAAATTCAACAACATGACTAAGGACTTATTGAGCTTACTTGCTTATGAAGCTTCTTTGGATAAAAAACTTTATGCTAGTGGAGAATTGAAGATTGGTGAATTAGAGAGAGTTTATGGGCTAAGTGAATGCACTAGAGACCTTACTAGTGTTGATTGTAAGAAGTGTCTTGATGATGCAATTAGTGAACTATCAAATTTTTCTGATGGAAAAAAAGGAGGCAGAGTTGTTGGTGGAAGTTGCAACGTTCAATATGAAATTTACCCTTTTGTTAGGGAGTAA
- the LOC101493127 gene encoding uncharacterized protein isoform X2, with amino-acid sequence MKSLIKNQPLTKLFLISSSLCAISLFLFLTILLFTTSNILILNIGNSSPQLSTESSPTTIDHLIFGIASSGISWPKRKKYSKLWWNNKNMKGCVFVDTLPVEENDIKINIDDVSLPPLCVSEDTSNFHYTYKPGGLRSAIRVARVVKETVELNHSNVRWYVFGDDDTIFFPENLVKTLSKYDHRNWYYVGAYSENYEASHVFGFGMAFGGSGFALSASLANVLAKVFDSCIRRYSHLYGSDARVFSCITELGVGLTYEPGFHQVDLRGNIFGLLAAHPLSPLLSLHHPDITDAIFPNMTNSNSLQHLFEAANVDSQRILQQTVCYERRFSQTISISWGYAVQLFQNNVLLPDVLRVQETFKTWKENTVMAGIYTFSTTKLHHDPCKRPNIFYLDNVSSDKDGIITSNYKKSFRNCSYDTSKNLEVIKVVTNKLDFDSKQAPRRQCCDVLPSNSGHLMEIAIRECKYEELIYMH; translated from the exons ATGAAATCATTAATCAAAAACCAACCTCtaaccaaattatttttaatctcatCTTCATTATGTGCAATTTCTCTCTTCTTGTTTCTAACCATACTACTCTTTACCACTTCAAATATACTAATACTAAACATTGGTAATTCTTCACCACAACTTAGTACTGAATCTAGTCCCACCACTATTGATCATCTTATATTTGGAATTGCTTCAAGTGGAATATCATGGcctaaaaggaaaaaatattccAAACTTTGGTGgaacaataaaaatatgaaaggcTGTGTTTTTGTAGATACTCTTCCAGTCgaagaaaatgatataaaaattaatatcgaTGATGTTTCTTTACCGCCTCTTTGTGTTTCTGAAGACACTTCCAATTTTCATTACACGTATAAACCAGGCGGATTAAGATCAGCAATCCGCGTGGCGCGTGTCGTGAAAGAGACAGTTGAATTGAACCATTCTAATGTTAGGTGGTATGTGTTTGGTGATGATGACACAATTTTCTTTCCCGAGAATCTTGTTAAGACACTTTCTAAATATGATCATAGGAATTGGTACTATGTTGGTGCTTACTCTGAGAATTATGAAGCGTCTCATGTTTTTGGTTTTGGAATGGCTTTTGGTGGAAGTGGTTTTGCTTTAAGTGCTTCTTTAGCAAATGTATTGGCTAAGGTTTTTGATTCATGTATTAGAAGATATTCTCATCTTTATGGAAGTGATGCTAGAGTGTTCTCTTGCATAACAGAACTTGGTGTTGGATTAACATATGAACCAGGTTTTCATCAG GTTGATTTAAGAGGAAATATCTTTGGTTTATTGGCTGCACATCCATTAAGTCCATTGTTGTCCTTACATCATCCAGATATTACTGATGCAATCTTTCCTAACATGACAAATTCAAACTCACTTCAACATTTATTTGAAGCTGCAAATGTTGATTCTCAGAGAATCCTACAACAAACAGTTTGCTATGAAAGGCGATTTTCGCAAACAATTTCAATCTCATGGGGATATGCAGTTCAATTATTCCAAAACAATGTTCTTTTGCCTGATGTTCTTAGGGTGCAAGAAACATTCAAGACATGGAAAGAAAATACTGTTATGGCAGGAATATATACTTTCAGCACAACAAAACTTCATCATGATCCTTGTAAAAGACCAAACATTTTTTATCTAGACAATGTATCTTCTGATAAAGATGGTATCATTACTAGCAATTATAAGAAATCTTTTCGAAATTGTTCGTACGATACGTCGAAGAATCTTGAAGTGATTAAAGTTGTCACAAATAAGTTAGATTTTGACAGTAAACAG GCTCCAAGAAGACAGTGTTGTGATGTGTTGCCATCTAACTCTGGTCACTTAATGGAAATTGCAATTAGAGAGTGCAAATATGAAGAATTGATTTATATGCATTGA
- the LOC101493127 gene encoding uncharacterized protein isoform X1, with product MKSLIKNQPLTKLFLISSSLCAISLFLFLTILLFTTSNILILNIGNSSPQLSTESSPTTIDHLIFGIASSGISWPKRKKYSKLWWNNKNMKGCVFVDTLPVEENDIKINIDDVSLPPLCVSEDTSNFHYTYKPGGLRSAIRVARVVKETVELNHSNVRWYVFGDDDTIFFPENLVKTLSKYDHRNWYYVGAYSENYEASHVFGFGMAFGGSGFALSASLANVLAKVFDSCIRRYSHLYGSDARVFSCITELGVGLTYEPGFHQVDLRGNIFGLLAAHPLSPLLSLHHPDITDAIFPNMTNSNSLQHLFEAANVDSQRILQQTVCYERRFSQTISISWGYAVQLFQNNVLLPDVLRVQETFKTWKENTVMAGIYTFSTTKLHHDPCKRPNIFYLDNVSSDKDGIITSNYKKSFRNCSYDTSKNLEVIKVVTNKLDFDSKQLQAPRRQCCDVLPSNSGHLMEIAIRECKYEELIYMH from the exons ATGAAATCATTAATCAAAAACCAACCTCtaaccaaattatttttaatctcatCTTCATTATGTGCAATTTCTCTCTTCTTGTTTCTAACCATACTACTCTTTACCACTTCAAATATACTAATACTAAACATTGGTAATTCTTCACCACAACTTAGTACTGAATCTAGTCCCACCACTATTGATCATCTTATATTTGGAATTGCTTCAAGTGGAATATCATGGcctaaaaggaaaaaatattccAAACTTTGGTGgaacaataaaaatatgaaaggcTGTGTTTTTGTAGATACTCTTCCAGTCgaagaaaatgatataaaaattaatatcgaTGATGTTTCTTTACCGCCTCTTTGTGTTTCTGAAGACACTTCCAATTTTCATTACACGTATAAACCAGGCGGATTAAGATCAGCAATCCGCGTGGCGCGTGTCGTGAAAGAGACAGTTGAATTGAACCATTCTAATGTTAGGTGGTATGTGTTTGGTGATGATGACACAATTTTCTTTCCCGAGAATCTTGTTAAGACACTTTCTAAATATGATCATAGGAATTGGTACTATGTTGGTGCTTACTCTGAGAATTATGAAGCGTCTCATGTTTTTGGTTTTGGAATGGCTTTTGGTGGAAGTGGTTTTGCTTTAAGTGCTTCTTTAGCAAATGTATTGGCTAAGGTTTTTGATTCATGTATTAGAAGATATTCTCATCTTTATGGAAGTGATGCTAGAGTGTTCTCTTGCATAACAGAACTTGGTGTTGGATTAACATATGAACCAGGTTTTCATCAG GTTGATTTAAGAGGAAATATCTTTGGTTTATTGGCTGCACATCCATTAAGTCCATTGTTGTCCTTACATCATCCAGATATTACTGATGCAATCTTTCCTAACATGACAAATTCAAACTCACTTCAACATTTATTTGAAGCTGCAAATGTTGATTCTCAGAGAATCCTACAACAAACAGTTTGCTATGAAAGGCGATTTTCGCAAACAATTTCAATCTCATGGGGATATGCAGTTCAATTATTCCAAAACAATGTTCTTTTGCCTGATGTTCTTAGGGTGCAAGAAACATTCAAGACATGGAAAGAAAATACTGTTATGGCAGGAATATATACTTTCAGCACAACAAAACTTCATCATGATCCTTGTAAAAGACCAAACATTTTTTATCTAGACAATGTATCTTCTGATAAAGATGGTATCATTACTAGCAATTATAAGAAATCTTTTCGAAATTGTTCGTACGATACGTCGAAGAATCTTGAAGTGATTAAAGTTGTCACAAATAAGTTAGATTTTGACAGTAAACAG ttGCAGGCTCCAAGAAGACAGTGTTGTGATGTGTTGCCATCTAACTCTGGTCACTTAATGGAAATTGCAATTAGAGAGTGCAAATATGAAGAATTGATTTATATGCATTGA
- the LOC101492798 gene encoding LOW QUALITY PROTEIN: antimicrobial ginkbilobin-2-like protein (The sequence of the model RefSeq protein was modified relative to this genomic sequence to represent the inferred CDS: inserted 2 bases in 1 codon), giving the protein MASSNLITITLFTFTLAFLIQTSFGTDPLFHFCSNSGNFTAHSPYESNLKTLLNSLIYKTPSKGFGVGSVGVTKYQNQQTFGLALCRGDVSASXCKTCVSEATKEIQNICPYNKGAIIWYDYCLVKYLDTNFFGKIDDTNKFYMWNLNKVSDPSTFNYNTKVLLSQLAQKASMNPKLYATGEVKLENSKKLYGLTQCTRDISSVDCKKCLDDAISELPNCCDGKEGGRVVGGSCNFRYEIYPFVKE; this is encoded by the exons ATGGCTTCCTCAAACCTCATTACAATTACTCTCTTCACATTCACCTTAGCTTTTCTTATTCAAACATCTTTTGGAACCGACCCACTTTTCCATTTTTGTTCAAACTCAGGTAACTTCACAGCCCATAGCCCATATGAATCGAACTTGAAAACACTCCTCAACTCACTTATCTACAAAACCCCTTCAAAAGGTTTTGGTGTTGGGTCAGTGGGTGTGACTAAATACCAAAACCAACAAACATTTGGGCTTGCTCTTTGTCGTGGCGATGTCTCGGCCTC GTGTAAAACATGTGTCTCTGAGGCAACGAAAGAAATCCAAAATATTTGCCCATACAACAAAGGTGCAATCATATGGTACGACTATTGTTTAGTCAAATACTTGGATACTAATTTCTTTGGCAAAATTGATGATACCAACAAGTTCTATATGTGGAATTTGAATAAAGTAAGTGACCCTAGCACGTTTAATTACAATACTAAAGTTTTATTGAGCCAGCTTGCACAAAAAGCTTCTATGAATCCTAAATTGTATGCAACGGGAGAGGTAAAGCTTGAGAATTCAAAGAAACTTTATGGGTTGACTCAATGCACTAGAGACATTTCTAGTGTAGATTGTAAGAAGTGTCTTGATGATGCAATTAGTGAACTTCCAAATTGTTGTGATGGAAAAGAAGGAGGGAGAGTTGTTGGGGGAAGTTGCAACTTTCGATATGAGATATACCCATTTGTCAAAGAATAG
- the LOC101492464 gene encoding uclacyanin 1 translates to MGVLEIIIKVSFMAMFIKLAMATNHIVGGPNGGWDTSTDLQTWASSQQFAVGNNLTFQYSPNHNVVEVTKADYDSCQQTNPIQSYNDGATTITLTSPVKRYFICGTIGHCSQGMKLEIDTLAIQISPAASPSLPDSPMTSITPSSAPEESTSSAPEESTSSPAESPEAQSPLFETNVESPSFSPLIPSTEFTAPVSPLAQHSQDTSASSTEKEYLQASISILLCFVVVFMAF, encoded by the exons ATGGGTGTACTTGAAATCATTATAAAGGTATCTTTTATGGCTATGTTCATCAAATTGGCCATGGCTACAAATCACATTGTTGGAGGACCAAATGGTGGGTGGGATACTAGCACAGACCTTCAAACATGGGCATCATCCCAACAATTTGCAGTTGGAAACAATCTCA CTTTTCAGTATTCACCAAACCATAATGTGGTTGAAGTTACAAAAGCAGATTATGACTCATGCCAACAAACTAATCCAATTCAATCTTACAATGATGGTGCCACAACCATCACTCTCACATCACCAGTGAAAAGATACTTCATTTGTGGAACTATAGGACATTGCAGCCAAGGAATGAAGCTTGAAATAGACACACTAGCCATTCAAATTTCTCCTGCAGCATCTCCTTCACTACCAGATTCTCCAATGACTTCCATCACTCCTTCTTCAGCTCCAGAAGAATCTACTTCTTCAGCTCCAGAAGAATCCACTTCTTCACCTGCAGAATCTCCTGAAGCACAAAGTCCATTGTTTGAAACAAATGTGGAAAGTCCTTCATTCTCTCCACTCATTCCTTCCACTGAATTTACAGCTCCTGTCTCTCCTCTAGCACAACATTCACAGGACACATCGGCTTCATCGACCGAGAAGGAATATCTACAAGCCTCTATTTCaatattgttgtgttttgtaGTGGTGTTTATGGCCTTCTAA
- the LOC101492123 gene encoding transcription factor bHLH115-like, giving the protein MDMDSSAGSSCWLYDYGFDISVAASDFMASDSTTAAFTWIPHTNITNPPSSNISLEMEYSLDSTVLENAPSKRLKTESYASGSKACREKLRRDKLNDRFLELSSVLEPDKLPKTDKVTLLNDAARVITQLRNEAERLKERNDELREKVKELKAEKNELRDEKNKLKLDKEKLEQQVRSTTVQQSSFLPNALAAAKGQTGSHKLMPFIGYPGISMWQFMSPATVDTSQDHLLRPPVA; this is encoded by the exons ATGGACATGGATTCCTCTGCTGGTTCATCCTGTTGGCTCTATGATTATGGATTTGACATCTCTGTTGCTGCATCTGACTTCATGGCTTCTGACTCTACTACCGCTGCTTTCACTTGGATTCCTCACACGAACATCACCAACCCTCCTTCCTCCAATATCAG cTTGGAAATGGAATACTCACTCGATTCAACTGTATTGGAAAATGCCCCTTCAAAGCG GTTAAAGACAGAATCATATGCATCTGGATCCAAGGCATGTCGTGAGAAATTGCGAAGGGATAAGCTGAATGACAG GTTTCTGGAATTGAGTTCTGTCTTAGAGCCTGATAAGCTGCCCAAAACAGACAAAGTAACCTTACTAAATGATGCGGCTCGAGTGATCACACAATTACGAAATGAAGCAGAGAGATTGAAAGAAAGGAATGATGAATTACGTGAAAAAGTTAAAGAACTTAAG GCTGAGAAGAATGAGCTTCGTGACGAGAAAAATAAGCTGAAGCTAGACAAAGAAAAATTGGAGCAACAAGTCAGATCAACAACTGTTCAACAGTCAAGCTTCCTACCTAATGCCTTGGCTGCTGCTAAAGGGCAAACTGGTAGCCACAAGCTGATGCCTTTCATTGGTTATCCTGGAATTTCAATGTGGCAGTTTATGTCCCCTGCTACAGTTGATACTTCACAGGATCATCTGCTTCGACCTCCAGTTGCTTAA
- the LOC101491794 gene encoding beta-amylase → MFTMRRTMNTTFEVEERYLKKGIALSREAIRVERARKPYTRTTKQHYKLDNAIRLHLNKHRSVPFKTSAIAQPQAPIVPTYEDPMLANYVPVYVMLQLGVITNDNILEDRAGLEKQLKELRAAGVDGVMVDVWWGIVESKGPKQYDWSAYRNLFQLVQDSKLKLQAILSFHQCGGNVGDSVFIPLPKWVLEVGELDPDIFYTNRSGVRNKECLSLSVDNKPFFNGRTPIEMYSDYMKSFRENMADFLESELLIDIEVGLGPAGELRYPSYSESLGWEFPGIGEFNCYDKYLQADFKEAATKAGHPEWELPDNAGTRNDTPESTEFFRSKGTYQTEKGKYFLTWYSNKLLIHGDEILDQANKAFLGCKVKLAAKVAGIHWWYKTDSHAAELTSGYYNLNDRDGYRPIARMLSRHNAILNFTCLEMRNSEQKPEAKSCAQELVQQVLSGGWIEKLEVAGENALPRYDSEAYNQILLNARPNGVNKKGPPKLRMYGVTYLRLTDKLLQKQNFDLFKIFVKKMHANQDYCAEPEKYYHYTVPMERSKAKIPLEILVEAAKPVKPYPWSEVTDMSVSDEATGFFANIIALILSIFKLNRN, encoded by the exons ATGTTTACAATGAGGAGGACAATGAATACAACGTTTGAGGTTGAAGAAAGGTATCTTAAGAAGGGAATAGCATTGAGTAGAGAAGCTATACGTGTGGAGAGAGCAAGGAAGCCATATACAAGGACGACCAAACAACACTACAAATTAGATAATGCTATTCGTCTTCACCTCAACAAACATCGTTCTGTGCCATTCAAAACTTCAGCAATTGCTCAACCACag GCACCAATTGTTCCAACATACGAAGATCCAATGCTTGCAAATTATGTACCTGTATATGTGATGCTTCAA CTAGGAGTTATTACAAATGACAACATCTTAGAAGACAGAGCAGGACTAGAGAAACAGCTGAAGGAGCTAAGAGCAGCAGGTGTTGATGGAGTTATGGTTGATGTTTGGTGGGGTATAGTTGAATCCAAGGGTCCTAAACAATATGATTGGTCAGCTTACAGGAACTTGTTTCAACTTGTTCAAGATAGTAAACTTAAGTTACAAGCTATATTGTCATTTCATCAATGTGGAGGGAATGTTGGAGATTCTGTTTTCATTCCTTTGCCTAAATGGGTACTTGAAGTTGGTGAGTTAGACCCTGATATCTTTTACACCAATCGCTCAGGTGTTAGGAATAAGGAGTGTCTTTCACTTAGTGTGGATAACAAACCTTTCTTTAATGGAAGAACTCCTATTGAG ATGTATAGTGACTATATGAAGAGTTTTAGAGAGAATATGGCAGATTTCTTAGAATCTGAGCTACTGATAGATATTGAAGTAGGACTTGGCCCTGCTGGAGAGCTCAGATATCCTTCTTATTCAGAATCTCTAGGATGGGAATTTCCTGGTATTGGAGAATTCAAT TGCTATGATAAATATCTTCAAGCTGATTTCAAAGAGGCTGCAACAAAGGCAGGCCATCCTGAATGGGAGCTACCTGATAACGCAGGGACACGTAATGACACACCTGAATCTACAGAATTTTTCAGATCAAAGGGAACTTACCAAACAGAGAAAGGGAAATATTTTCTTACATGGTATTCCAACAAGTTGCTGATACATGGGGATGAGATTTTAGATCAAGCCAACAAAGCATTCCTAGGTTGCAAAGTGAAGTTAGCAGCAAAA GTTGCTGGAATCCACTGGTGGTATAAAACTGATAGCCATGCAGCAGAGCTTACTTCAGGATATTACAACTTAAATGATAGAGATGGATACCGTCCCATAGCAAGGATGCTCTCTAGACATAATGCTATTTTGAATTTCACATGTCTTGAAATGAGAAATTCTGAGCAAAAACCAGAAGCCAAAAGTTGTGCACAAGAACTTGTTCAGCAG GTCTTGAGTGGAGGGTGGATAGAGAAGCTTGAAGTTGCAGGGGAAAATGCTCTTCCAAGGTATGACAGTGAAGCTTACAACCAAATCCTTCTAAATGCTAGACCAAACGGTGTTAACAAAAAAGGCCCTCCAAAACTAAGGATGTATGGAGTCACATACCTACGTTTGACAGACAAGTTATTGcagaaacaaaattttgatttattcaaaatctttgTTAAAAAGATGCATGCTAATCAG GATTATTGTGCAGAGCCAGAGAAATACTATCATTACACAGTTCCTATGGAAAGGTCAAAAGCGAAGATTCCATTGGAGATTCTTGTTGAAGCAGCTAAACCAGTGAAGCCATATCCATGGTCTGAAGTAACGGATATGAGTGTTAGTGATGAAGCTACTGGGTTTTTTGCTAATATAATAGCATTGATCTTAAGTATTTTTAAGCTAAACCGAAACTGA